One Entelurus aequoreus isolate RoL-2023_Sb linkage group LG09, RoL_Eaeq_v1.1, whole genome shotgun sequence genomic window carries:
- the LOC133656785 gene encoding trichohyalin — MSAVSKAMEHPHQLSSQSKSESSTLTVQTRGVTVKSPSRQNDCPSELQNRENIKDKNGSKHHTEVRSSLSEKEKQSSRNSQPAREEPQVKSKPKDRVSTIPDISALADYARLKVIVSEDRENTHQEFPPHKKEGFFPLIKSRHSRRPVFTSDTQEHYVKENILPKKAELNAKVNKEPKPVVFPITEIEHQRTGMFKLADRERLEKTVLHVKDHKRVLEKHLQDLKKMTQQAQVQKEVEGKEVFESSRQRNIHFTETTPSSSINKPRETNWSVKQLDNANLKEDSKSNVRPFEKNANKNKIDETISDKPRKEKLEAYNEEAKVKLEEASRGREDKTTGDMSVMIGERGAFTSEEQRCAQREAEEWEKLKETAQRMEEERRAKLIEGRRANSTENKSTIERKENIAETQEDERESIVVGEKNRLSQEERTAQEEEQMRAVLKEEWRLAKKIEERRRAEERRIKNIQEQEMETQQKRERKGRDEQVICADKQGAIEQQREEQLPRGESAPEELSRNYETKAKKKEEHSTAHGERESKSEEQKRAALLIDALQYYTITSTDKKPKERRARSPVPLQKRNHPPVPSEDSGPQRTSHRPPVAASPAPSLPRSNASSPALGAKPLMFRVKDNTTKGSPFIKSVKPRFHKNFGEDSRVASPMEWRAERREDEQEIMRRNTGTPINPNTSTGLNRLVSKNESSNTLTVSSSQEYSTPLPHHKPFSRRNIALEEEDSRSVISNISEDVESFATSATDLADLQGLYDYERPVSACSFSSDMSRLGKPPTVPPKSDKALRRAQRLTTRRVRKEIRQDTPAIPEEKPQQRTSSRASSAPSELQ, encoded by the exons ATGTCGGCCGTTTCAAAGGCAATGGAACACCCACACCAACTATCAAGTCAGAGTAAATCAGAATCTTCAACATTAACTGTTCAGACAAGAGGTGTAACAGTTAAGAGCCCTTCAAGACAGAACGATTGTCCCTCAGAGTTGCAAAACAGAGAAAATATAAAAGATAAGAATGGGTCAAAACATCACACAGAAGTTCGATCTAGTTTATCAGAAAAGGAAAAACAGAGCTCAAGAAACTCACAGCCAGCAAGGGAGGAACCGCAAGTCAAGTCAAAGCCAAAAGACAGAGTGTCAACAATTCCTGATATATCAGCCTTGGCCGACTATGCCAGATTGAAAGTCATTGTTTCTGAAGATAGAGAAAACACACATCAGGAATTCCCTCCACACAAAAAAGAAGGATTCTTTCCACTGATAAAGTCTCGTCATAGCAGACGCCCCGTGTTCACTTCTGACACTCAAGAACACTACGTCAAGGAGAACATTTTGCCAAAAAAAGCAGAGCTTAATGCCAAAGTCAACAAGGAGCCCAAACCTGTTGTCTTTCCCATTACTGAGATAGAACATCAACGGACTGGGATGTTCAAACTGGCGGACAGAGAAAGACTAGAAAAAACAGTTTTACACGTCAAAGATCACAAGAGAGTTTTGGAAAAACATCTACAAGATCTGAAGAAAATGACTCAACAAGCTCAGGTTCAAAAGGAGGTGGAAGGCAAAGAGGTGTTCGAGTCTAGCAGACAAAGAAATATTCATTTTACAGAAACTACCCCATCATCCTCAATCAATAAGCCAAGAGAAACCAATTGGTCAGTAAAACAACTTGATAATGCAAATTTAAAAGAAGATAGCAAATCGAATGTAAGACCATttgaaaaaaatgcaaataaaaacaaaatagatGAAACTATATCAGACAAACCACGAAAAGAAAAGCTGGAAGCTTATAATGAAGAAGCAAAAGTCAAACTAGAAGAAGCTTCTAGAGGAAGAGAAGACAAAACTACAGGGGACATGAGCGTGATGATAGGTGAGAGGGGAGCTTTTACATCAGAAGAGCAAAGATGTGCACAAAGAGAAGCAGAAGAATGGGAAAAACTAAAGGAAACAGCACAACGAATGGAGGAAGAAAGACGAGCAAAACTAATAGAAGGCAGGAGAGCAAATTCAACAGAAAATAAAAGTACGATTGAAAGGAAAGAAAATATAGCTGAAACTCAAGAGGATGAGCGGGAAAGCATAGTGGTGGGGGAGAAAAACAGACTCAGCCAGGAGGAAAGAACTGCTCAAGAGgaagagcagatgagagctgtgCTCAAGGAAGAATGGCGTCTAGCCAAGAAGATTGAGGAGAGAAGACGTGCAGAGGAGAGGAGAATTAAAAATATTCAAGAGCAGGAGATGGAGACGCAGCAGAAGAGAGAAAGGAAGGGACGAGATGAACAGGTGATATGTGCGGATAAACAGGGAGCTATTGAACAACAAAGAGAGGAGCAGCTACCCAGAGGTGAGAGTGCACCCGAAGAGCTGAGCAGAAATTATGAGACCAAAGCTAAGAAGAAAGAAGAACATTCAACTGCTCACGGGGAGAGAGAGTCAAAGTCAGAGGAGCAGAAACGAGCAGCCCTATTGATTGATGCTCTTCAATATTACACCATCACCTCAACAGATAAGAAACCTAAAGAAAGACGAGCACGCTCCCCAGTACCTCTTCAAAAAAGAAACCATCCACCTGTACCAAGTGAAGACTCAGGACCTCAAAGAACATCACATAGGCCTCCAGTTGCAGCCTCTCCTGCTCCATCTCTCCCACGCTCCAATGCTTCCTCCCCAGCCCTGGGAGCCAAACCCTTAATGTTCAGAGTGAAGGATAACACTACCAAAGGTTCTCCTTTCATCAAATCAGTCAAACCACGCTTCCATAAGAATTTTGGAGAAGATTCCAGAGTGGCTTCTCCAATGGAATGGAGAGCAGAGAGAAGGGAAGACGAGCAAGAGATCATGAGACGTAACACAGGAACTCCAATCAATCCTAACACAAGCACAGGATTAAACCGACTTGTTTCTAAAAATGAATCCTCAAACACTCTGACTGTATCTTCATCACAAGAATACTCCACTCCTCTTCCACACCACAAACCCTTCTCAAGGAGAAACATTGCTCTGGAAGAAGAGGACTCTCGTTCCGTCATCAGTAACATATCTGAGGATGTGGAGAGTTTTGCCACCAGTGCGACTGACCTGGCTGACTTACAAGGGCTATATGATTATGAGAGGCCAGTATCAGCCTGTAGTTTTAGCAGTGATATGTCCCGTTTGGGAAAACCTCCAACAGTTCCCCCCAAAAGTGACAAAGCCTTGCGCAGGGCACAAAGGCTGACTACTCGTAGAGTACGGAAAGAGATACGCCAAGATACTCCTGCAATCCCTGAGGAGAAACCACAACAGAGAACCTCCAGTAGGGCTTCTTCTGCCCCCTCCGAG CTGCAGTGA